The following coding sequences are from one Roseburia hominis A2-183 window:
- a CDS encoding DUF2752 domain-containing protein, with protein MEIGMFQTDRRVDRDFYIMGWCAAGIFAALFLFVRVTGIPVWKFLLPCPFHALTGAYCPGCGGTRAVRALLAGKWLRSFVLHPFVPYAALLSGWFMISQTIERVSGSRIRIALRFRDVYIWIALLLIVVNCLVKNLALFVWHVDLLA; from the coding sequence ATGGAGATCGGAATGTTTCAGACGGATAGACGGGTAGACCGGGATTTTTATATTATGGGCTGGTGCGCGGCGGGAATTTTCGCGGCGCTGTTTTTGTTTGTCAGAGTAACAGGAATTCCGGTCTGGAAATTTTTGCTGCCCTGCCCGTTTCATGCGCTGACCGGAGCGTACTGCCCCGGGTGCGGCGGGACAAGAGCCGTCAGGGCGCTGCTTGCCGGCAAATGGCTGCGCTCCTTTGTGCTGCACCCGTTTGTGCCGTATGCGGCGCTGCTTAGCGGCTGGTTTATGATCAGCCAGACCATTGAACGCGTGAGCGGAAGCCGGATACGGATTGCCCTGCGCTTTCGTGATGTCTATATATGGATCGCCCTGCTTTTGATCGTGGTCAACTGCCTGGTCAAAAATCTTGCCCTGTTTGTGTGGCATGTGGATTTACTGGCCTAG
- a CDS encoding LiaF transmembrane domain-containing protein: MKSSKVFWGIFFILAAVYVVISKFGILPDIGVFSIILTVFFLWLFVEGIRNVNFWEILFSIAFICIIYDKPLGITALTPWTVLGAAFLGSIGLSLIFGGKKRKWKTVTGNVGTSSSEQYTGEEIRCENSFGSAIRYINSDNFRRAAIENNFGSLSVYFDNAIVQEGSANVSVENNFGETNLYIPKEWKIQNNLDRSFGAIRETGSSIGTSSTVLYLNGSANFGEIHLHYI, translated from the coding sequence ATGAAAAGTAGCAAAGTATTCTGGGGAATCTTTTTTATCCTCGCAGCAGTGTATGTCGTTATAAGCAAGTTTGGAATTCTGCCGGATATCGGCGTGTTCAGCATTATTCTGACCGTATTTTTCCTCTGGCTTTTTGTCGAGGGAATCCGCAATGTGAATTTCTGGGAGATTCTGTTCTCGATTGCGTTTATCTGTATCATCTATGATAAGCCGCTTGGAATTACAGCACTCACGCCGTGGACGGTGCTCGGCGCGGCATTCCTTGGGAGCATCGGTCTGTCATTGATCTTTGGCGGGAAAAAGCGGAAATGGAAGACGGTGACCGGCAATGTGGGAACATCCAGCAGTGAACAGTATACCGGCGAAGAGATCCGGTGCGAGAACAGCTTCGGTTCCGCAATCCGCTACATCAACTCCGACAACTTCAGACGCGCCGCCATCGAAAATAATTTCGGATCGCTTTCGGTGTACTTCGACAATGCGATCGTGCAGGAAGGCTCTGCAAATGTGAGCGTGGAGAATAATTTCGGGGAGACTAACCTTTACATCCCGAAAGAATGGAAGATTCAGAATAATCTGGACCGTTCGTTCGGCGCCATCCGTGAAACCGGCAGCAGCATCGGAACGAGCAGCACGGTGCTGTATCTGAATGGCTCCGCGAACTTCGGAGAGATTCATCTGCACTACATCTGA
- a CDS encoding DUF975 family protein produces the protein MSRSSSELKRISRDILNNRYSVPMAAFLTASLIPTLIEIPFSMTLGDYPGTPQLIISTIADILILLIAQMLETGVMLVHMNMTRGQTYRIRDVFTPFRNGAERFFLAAVLFDVFLVIAGIPAIAGVLYFYKTGVSGLSGALLAAGSILGLIFTFCVLLTYRMVFFFLLDHPHLSVRDAFRTCRKFMRGRRRKLLYILFSFLGWGALAICSFGIAALWISPYMTQTLLTFYLDGTGELDQIPVRDYDQEARRFTGSIF, from the coding sequence ATGTCAAGATCATCCAGCGAATTAAAACGTATTTCACGCGACATTTTAAATAACCGTTATTCCGTACCGATGGCAGCATTTCTGACTGCCTCCTTAATTCCGACGCTCATCGAGATTCCGTTCTCCATGACGCTCGGCGATTATCCCGGCACTCCGCAGCTTATCATCAGCACGATTGCAGATATTTTAATTCTTCTGATCGCCCAGATGCTAGAGACCGGCGTTATGCTGGTTCATATGAATATGACGCGCGGTCAGACATACCGCATCCGTGATGTTTTTACACCGTTTCGCAATGGCGCAGAGCGCTTCTTTCTCGCTGCCGTTCTCTTCGATGTATTTCTGGTGATCGCAGGTATTCCTGCCATTGCCGGTGTTCTTTATTTTTATAAAACCGGTGTCTCCGGTCTCTCCGGTGCCCTGCTTGCTGCCGGAAGCATCCTCGGTCTGATTTTTACTTTCTGTGTGTTGCTTACCTACCGCATGGTTTTCTTCTTTCTTTTAGACCATCCGCATTTAAGCGTGCGGGATGCTTTTCGCACCTGCCGTAAATTTATGCGCGGACGACGCAGGAAGCTGCTTTACATTTTATTCAGCTTTCTCGGCTGGGGCGCGCTTGCCATCTGCTCTTTTGGCATTGCGGCTCTCTGGATCAGTCCTTATATGACGCAGACGCTGCTCACTTTCTATCTCGACGGTACCGGCGAACTGGACCAGATTCCCGTCCGTGATTACGATCAGGAGGCAAGACGTTTCACCGGATCTATTTTTTGA
- a CDS encoding MATE family efflux transporter encodes MRQTVTENRLFSKKDLRKLIIPLILEQTLAITVGMADTMMISSAGEAAVSGVSLVDMFNNLIISVLAALATGGAVVTSQCIGAGRREEACRSARQLVFTEAAITIGISVLVLLFHRQILGLFFGQIEADVMQNAIIYLIISVFSFPLLAVYDSCAALYRSMGNAQITLKISLLMNVINVVGNAIGVYVLKLGVAGVAIPSLVSRGVAGVVLFTLLHNPDNLVFLTRGKFKVDATIVKRILFIGIPSGIENGIFQLGRVLVVSIIAAFGTSQIAANGVANSLDSMGCIVGQAMSLAMITVIGRCVGAGEEGQVRYYTKKLLGETYFYTAVINSIILLLLPWILQIYGLGEETTRLSYILVMIHDGMAIFLWPASFVLPNMLRACNDVKYTMVVSIFSMITFRIGFSYVFGVHMGWMAVGVWAAMVIDWVFRVLCFVGRYLAGTWRKKCGLVAPTA; translated from the coding sequence GTGAGACAGACAGTAACAGAAAATCGATTATTCAGTAAAAAAGATTTGCGGAAACTGATTATTCCGCTGATCTTAGAACAGACGCTTGCCATCACCGTGGGAATGGCAGATACGATGATGATTTCTTCTGCGGGAGAAGCGGCAGTTTCCGGCGTGTCGCTGGTAGACATGTTTAACAACTTAATCATCAGTGTGCTGGCGGCGCTTGCGACCGGCGGTGCGGTGGTAACGTCACAGTGTATCGGTGCGGGAAGGAGAGAGGAAGCCTGTCGGTCTGCCAGACAGCTTGTGTTTACAGAGGCGGCGATCACGATCGGTATCAGTGTACTGGTACTTCTTTTTCACAGGCAGATCCTCGGATTATTCTTCGGACAGATTGAGGCGGATGTTATGCAGAATGCGATCATCTATCTCATTATCTCCGTGTTCTCATTTCCGCTTCTCGCAGTGTATGACTCGTGTGCGGCGCTGTACCGTTCGATGGGGAATGCGCAGATCACATTGAAAATATCGCTGCTGATGAATGTCATCAACGTTGTGGGAAATGCAATCGGCGTGTATGTGCTGAAACTGGGAGTAGCGGGAGTCGCCATTCCGTCGTTGGTTTCCCGCGGTGTGGCAGGAGTGGTGCTTTTTACGCTTTTGCATAATCCGGACAATCTGGTCTTTCTCACCAGAGGAAAATTTAAAGTGGACGCAACGATTGTGAAGCGGATTCTTTTTATCGGCATCCCGAGCGGAATTGAAAACGGTATCTTCCAGCTGGGACGTGTGCTTGTGGTCAGCATCATAGCTGCGTTCGGCACCAGCCAGATCGCGGCGAACGGGGTGGCGAACAGTCTGGATTCCATGGGATGTATTGTGGGACAGGCGATGAGCCTTGCGATGATTACTGTGATCGGACGCTGTGTGGGAGCCGGAGAAGAAGGACAGGTGCGCTATTACACCAAAAAGCTGCTGGGAGAGACCTATTTTTATACGGCGGTCATCAACAGCATCATTTTACTTCTGCTGCCGTGGATTTTACAGATCTATGGACTGGGAGAGGAGACGACGCGCCTGTCCTACATTCTGGTCATGATTCATGATGGAATGGCGATCTTCCTGTGGCCGGCGTCGTTTGTGCTGCCGAATATGCTCCGCGCCTGCAACGATGTAAAATACACGATGGTCGTGTCGATTTTTTCCATGATTACCTTCCGTATCGGCTTCAGTTATGTGTTTGGTGTTCACATGGGATGGATGGCAGTCGGGGTGTGGGCTGCCATGGTAATTGACTGGGTGTTCCGTGTACTCTGTTTTGTGGGAAGATATCTGGCGGGAACCTGGCGGAAAAAATGTGGTCTTGTGGCGCCAACCGCTTGA
- the mtnA gene encoding S-methyl-5-thioribose-1-phosphate isomerase encodes MDYDTVRLDDENNAVVIIDQTKLPGKIEIISLHTAQEIWNAIYLLQVRGAPAIGVAAAYGIYVLAKRMDTEDYDIFYREFVRQKEYLDSSRPTAVNLSWALNRMQRVVEAHSGETVAQIKEALHRESVAIQEEDIWVCRMIGEHGLTLVKPGDGILTHCNAGQLATSKYGTATAPIYLGEERGYHFHVFADETRPLLQGARLTAFELQSSGVDVTLICDNMSATVMKNGWVNAVFVGCDRVAANGDAANKIGTSVVAAVAKYYGVPVYICAPTSTIDLNTPTGAGITIEQRPAEEVTEMWYKERMAPEGVKVFNPAFDVTDHELIAGIVTEYGVARAPYTESLVAIFAEKEKRAREKKEA; translated from the coding sequence ATGGATTATGACACCGTGCGGCTGGATGATGAGAACAATGCAGTGGTGATCATCGACCAGACGAAGCTGCCGGGAAAAATAGAGATCATTTCGCTTCACACGGCGCAGGAAATCTGGAACGCGATCTATCTGCTTCAGGTGCGCGGAGCACCGGCGATCGGAGTGGCGGCGGCATATGGGATCTATGTGCTGGCAAAACGGATGGATACGGAGGATTACGATATATTTTACCGTGAGTTTGTACGGCAGAAGGAGTATCTGGATTCTTCGCGCCCGACAGCCGTGAACTTAAGCTGGGCGTTAAACCGGATGCAGCGTGTTGTGGAGGCACACAGTGGGGAGACTGTAGCGCAGATCAAGGAGGCACTGCACCGGGAGTCTGTGGCGATCCAGGAGGAAGATATCTGGGTGTGCCGGATGATCGGAGAGCATGGTCTGACTCTGGTAAAGCCGGGGGATGGCATTCTGACGCACTGCAATGCAGGACAGCTCGCCACGAGTAAATATGGCACCGCGACGGCGCCGATCTATCTGGGAGAGGAACGAGGCTATCATTTTCATGTATTTGCAGATGAGACCAGACCTCTATTGCAGGGCGCCAGACTGACAGCATTTGAACTTCAGTCTTCCGGTGTGGATGTCACACTGATCTGTGACAATATGTCGGCGACAGTCATGAAGAACGGCTGGGTCAATGCGGTATTTGTCGGGTGTGACCGTGTGGCTGCGAACGGAGATGCGGCGAATAAGATCGGTACGTCCGTAGTGGCGGCTGTGGCAAAATATTACGGTGTGCCGGTGTATATCTGCGCGCCGACGTCAACGATCGACTTAAATACGCCGACCGGAGCCGGGATTACGATCGAGCAGCGTCCGGCGGAGGAAGTCACGGAAATGTGGTACAAGGAGCGCATGGCACCGGAGGGCGTCAAGGTCTTCAACCCGGCATTTGATGTGACGGATCATGAGCTGATTGCAGGCATCGTTACCGAATACGGTGTGGCGAGAGCGCCTTACACGGAGTCGCTGGTGGCGATTTTTGCAGAAAAGGAAAAGCGTGCCAGAGAGAAAAAAGAAGCCTGA
- a CDS encoding ECF transporter S component: protein MTKSKFSTKYLVEMALLVAIILLMAFTPIGYIKTAGLEITLIVIPVAVGAVTLGPAAGAILGGVFGITSFIQCFGMSAFGTLLLGVNPVFTFLVCVPTRILDGWLTGLIYKGLKKTKIPSAGSVTLASLCCPLLNTTFFMGTLVTLFAGTMREQFGMTKVIPFIAAFVGVNGVVEAIVCFVIGTAVSMALKKALRY, encoded by the coding sequence ATGACGAAGTCGAAATTTTCTACGAAGTATCTCGTGGAGATGGCGCTTTTGGTTGCCATCATCTTACTCATGGCTTTTACCCCGATTGGTTACATAAAGACAGCAGGTCTTGAGATTACCCTGATTGTCATACCAGTTGCGGTAGGAGCTGTAACATTGGGACCGGCGGCAGGAGCAATCTTAGGCGGTGTGTTCGGTATCACGAGTTTTATCCAGTGTTTTGGAATGAGCGCGTTTGGTACGCTCCTTCTGGGCGTAAACCCGGTATTCACATTTCTGGTATGTGTGCCGACACGTATTCTGGACGGATGGCTGACCGGACTGATCTACAAGGGACTGAAGAAGACGAAAATACCTTCCGCAGGTTCGGTAACGCTTGCCAGCCTTTGCTGTCCGCTGCTGAACACCACATTTTTCATGGGAACACTGGTAACTCTGTTCGCAGGAACAATGCGTGAGCAGTTCGGCATGACGAAAGTGATCCCGTTTATCGCAGCATTTGTCGGCGTGAACGGCGTTGTCGAGGCGATCGTATGTTTCGTTATCGGAACAGCGGTTTCCATGGCACTGAAAAAAGCACTCCGCTACTAG
- a CDS encoding LytTR family DNA-binding domain-containing protein — MKIKIEIDESAAEDEVIIRCRGLTKQVAAVQRAVRDVTNASEKILLYKGNTEYYVTLSKILFFETDENGISAHTRDEMYQTRYKLYELEDMLPGVFMRVSKSTILNTDQIYSIDRNLTASSVVAFLNTHKKVYVSRYYYKPLTQKLEEKRLHHEK; from the coding sequence ATGAAAATAAAAATTGAGATTGACGAGAGCGCCGCGGAGGATGAAGTGATTATCCGCTGCCGCGGTCTGACGAAACAGGTCGCTGCCGTGCAGCGCGCCGTGCGGGATGTCACCAACGCTTCCGAGAAGATCCTGCTTTATAAAGGGAACACGGAATACTATGTGACATTGTCCAAGATCCTGTTTTTCGAGACAGACGAGAACGGGATCAGCGCACACACCCGGGATGAGATGTATCAGACCCGGTACAAACTATACGAGCTGGAAGATATGCTTCCGGGCGTTTTTATGAGAGTATCCAAATCCACGATCTTAAACACGGATCAGATTTACTCTATTGACCGCAATCTGACGGCGTCAAGTGTGGTGGCGTTTTTAAACACGCACAAGAAGGTCTATGTATCGCGGTATTACTATAAACCGTTGACTCAAAAATTAGAAGAAAAGAGGTTGCATCATGAAAAGTAG
- a CDS encoding Mrp/NBP35 family ATP-binding protein: protein MPENSNCSGASSCSKESCEGCPSNAKNKAGGGIAKEPMNAASNVKKVIGVVSGKGGVGKSFVTASLAAAMNRAGYKVGIMDADITGPSIPKMFGIHGQVYGTDDGMVPMETENGIKIMSINLLLDDEEAPVIWRGPVIAGVVKQFWNETVWGDVDYLFVDMPPGTGDVPLTVFQSLPVDGIVIVTSPQELVQMIVKKAYNMAEMMHVPVLGLVENFSYLKCPDCGKEIKLFGESHIDDVAKELGIPVFGKLPLDPAFAEQADKGAFATMENAYLDAGVEKLKTL from the coding sequence ATGCCAGAGAACAGTAATTGCAGCGGAGCGTCCAGCTGCTCAAAGGAGAGCTGCGAGGGATGTCCGAGCAACGCGAAGAATAAAGCAGGCGGCGGAATTGCCAAGGAGCCGATGAATGCGGCATCCAACGTTAAGAAAGTGATCGGTGTTGTCAGCGGAAAAGGCGGCGTCGGCAAATCATTTGTCACAGCATCACTCGCTGCAGCGATGAACCGCGCCGGATACAAGGTAGGCATCATGGACGCGGATATTACCGGTCCGTCGATTCCTAAGATGTTCGGAATTCATGGACAGGTATACGGAACGGACGACGGAATGGTTCCGATGGAGACGGAGAACGGCATCAAGATCATGTCGATCAACCTGCTGTTGGATGACGAGGAGGCACCTGTCATCTGGAGAGGTCCGGTGATTGCCGGCGTGGTAAAACAGTTCTGGAACGAGACAGTCTGGGGAGACGTGGACTATCTGTTCGTGGATATGCCGCCTGGAACCGGCGATGTACCGCTTACGGTGTTCCAGTCGCTTCCGGTAGACGGAATCGTGATTGTGACGTCCCCGCAGGAACTCGTGCAGATGATTGTGAAAAAGGCGTACAACATGGCGGAGATGATGCATGTGCCGGTGCTCGGTCTGGTGGAGAATTTCAGCTACCTGAAGTGTCCGGACTGCGGAAAAGAGATTAAGCTGTTTGGCGAGAGTCATATCGACGATGTCGCAAAAGAGCTCGGGATCCCGGTATTCGGAAAGCTTCCGCTTGATCCGGCGTTTGCGGAGCAGGCAGACAAGGGAGCGTTTGCAACGATGGAGAACGCTTATCTGGATGCGGGCGTAGAGAAGTTAAAGACACTTTAA
- a CDS encoding membrane protein: MNNKRRSQRMENAALLLGVIGAATFCLVYPALICGSLAIVFALLSRGGERTLTSRAKIALILGAIALGIVLAMIIYTFAIAELYYGGVENMARQVYGTLGIDFDTLMNSLGQ, translated from the coding sequence ATGAACAACAAACGACGTTCCCAGCGAATGGAAAATGCCGCTCTGCTTCTCGGCGTGATCGGGGCAGCTACTTTTTGTCTGGTCTATCCGGCACTGATCTGCGGATCTCTTGCCATCGTTTTTGCACTTTTATCCCGGGGCGGCGAGCGCACGCTGACCTCCCGCGCGAAAATTGCTCTGATCCTTGGCGCCATTGCCCTGGGCATTGTCCTCGCCATGATTATTTACACATTTGCGATTGCCGAATTATATTATGGCGGCGTGGAAAATATGGCGCGTCAGGTATACGGCACGCTCGGCATCGATTTTGATACACTGATGAATTCCCTAGGCCAGTAA
- a CDS encoding uracil-xanthine permease family protein — protein MNEKDGAIRDASVLGVPKMLILGLQHMFAMFGATILVPILVNSYFGEDVLHVQVTLICAGIGTLFFHLCSKFKVPAFLGSSFAFLGGFATIANMDSGVFADMSNADKLSYACGGIVVAGLLYLILALIIKLVGVKKVMRFLPPVVTGPIIICIGLSLAGSAINNASTNWLLALIALVTIIIFNIWGRGMFKIIPILMGIIISYIAALIFNAMGMTNADGSAILSFTDIANASWVGVPAFSLCKFNLSAILVMAPIALATMMEHIGDISAISATVDQNFIEDPGLHRTLIGDGLATSLSALVGGPANTTYGENTGVLELSKVYDPKVIRIAACYAIILSFIPKMAAVIGSMPSAIIGGVSFMLYGMISAIGVRNVVENHVDFTQSRNLIIAGVIFVCGLGFSDGLTFTIAGTSVTLTALAVAAIAGIFLNAILPGNDYHFGKDITGDANRGIDMKPNLHEDTSYTDTEE, from the coding sequence ATGAACGAAAAAGACGGAGCAATCCGCGACGCCAGCGTACTTGGCGTACCAAAAATGCTGATTCTTGGCCTGCAGCATATGTTTGCCATGTTCGGCGCAACCATTCTTGTACCAATTCTTGTCAACAGCTACTTCGGCGAAGATGTTCTACATGTACAGGTTACATTGATCTGTGCCGGTATCGGAACTTTATTTTTCCATCTATGTTCCAAATTCAAGGTTCCGGCGTTTCTCGGTTCTTCCTTTGCCTTCCTCGGCGGTTTTGCCACGATTGCAAACATGGATTCCGGTGTATTCGCCGACATGTCCAACGCTGACAAACTTTCCTATGCCTGCGGTGGAATTGTTGTCGCGGGTCTTTTATATCTGATTCTCGCGCTGATTATCAAGCTTGTCGGTGTCAAGAAGGTCATGCGTTTTCTTCCGCCGGTCGTAACCGGTCCGATCATCATCTGCATCGGACTGAGCCTTGCCGGTTCTGCCATCAACAACGCTTCCACCAACTGGCTTCTCGCCCTCATCGCTCTGGTTACGATCATTATTTTCAATATCTGGGGCAGGGGAATGTTTAAGATCATCCCGATTCTGATGGGCATCATTATTTCTTATATTGCCGCATTGATCTTCAACGCCATGGGCATGACAAACGCAGACGGCTCCGCCATTCTTTCTTTTACCGACATCGCAAACGCTTCCTGGGTCGGCGTACCGGCATTTTCCCTCTGCAAATTCAATCTGTCCGCCATTTTGGTCATGGCTCCGATCGCACTCGCAACCATGATGGAACACATTGGCGATATTTCTGCCATCTCCGCGACGGTTGATCAGAATTTTATCGAAGATCCAGGACTTCACCGCACCCTGATCGGTGACGGACTCGCCACTTCCCTGTCCGCTCTCGTCGGAGGTCCCGCAAACACCACCTACGGCGAAAATACCGGCGTGCTCGAGCTGAGCAAGGTATACGATCCAAAGGTCATCCGCATCGCAGCCTGCTACGCCATCATCTTAAGCTTTATTCCGAAGATGGCTGCTGTGATCGGTTCCATGCCGTCCGCTATCATCGGCGGTGTCAGCTTCATGCTCTACGGTATGATCTCCGCCATCGGCGTCCGCAATGTTGTGGAAAATCATGTGGATTTTACGCAGTCACGCAATCTGATCATCGCAGGCGTGATCTTCGTGTGCGGTCTTGGTTTCTCCGACGGTCTTACCTTTACGATCGCCGGAACCTCCGTCACACTCACCGCGCTGGCAGTCGCAGCGATCGCAGGTATTTTCTTAAATGCCATCCTGCCGGGCAACGACTATCACTTCGGAAAAGACATCACAGGTGACGCGAACCGCGGTATTGACATGAAGCCGAATCTTCACGAAGATACCAGCTACACGGATACAGAGGAATAA
- a CDS encoding electron transfer flavoprotein subunit alpha/FixB family protein — MGLEEYKGVFVFAQQVDNVLDGVAFELLGKGKELAKDLNTEVTAVLIGSGVKELADQLAEYGADRVIVVDDPQLKDYRTEPYAHALASVINEYKPEIMLVGATAIGRDLGPTVSARVKTGLTADCTMLEIGDFPLNAAAGQEQQHNQLLMTRPAFGGNTIATIACPYNRPQMATVRPGVMQKIAPIAGAKANVVEYNPGFTPNDRYVEILNIVKAVKNTANIMDAKILVSGGRGVGSKENFKLLEDLAEVLGGTVSCSRAVVENGWLPVDLQVGQTGKTVRPQIYFAIGISGAIQHVAGMEDSDLIVAINKDEDAPIFDVADYGLVGDLNKIVPALTTALKAELGK, encoded by the coding sequence ATGGGTTTAGAAGAATATAAAGGAGTATTTGTCTTTGCACAGCAGGTTGACAACGTATTAGACGGCGTTGCTTTCGAGTTACTTGGAAAAGGAAAAGAGCTGGCAAAGGATTTAAACACAGAAGTAACTGCAGTATTGATTGGCTCCGGCGTTAAGGAGCTGGCAGATCAGCTTGCTGAGTACGGCGCTGACAGAGTCATCGTGGTAGACGATCCGCAGTTAAAAGACTACAGAACAGAGCCGTACGCACATGCACTGGCATCTGTGATCAATGAGTACAAGCCGGAGATCATGCTGGTTGGCGCAACTGCAATCGGCCGTGACCTCGGACCTACTGTTTCCGCTCGTGTGAAGACAGGTCTTACTGCTGACTGTACGATGCTTGAGATCGGCGATTTCCCGCTGAACGCAGCAGCTGGACAGGAGCAGCAGCACAATCAGCTTCTTATGACACGTCCTGCATTTGGTGGTAACACGATCGCAACGATCGCGTGCCCGTACAACCGTCCGCAGATGGCTACTGTACGTCCGGGTGTTATGCAGAAGATCGCTCCGATCGCAGGCGCTAAGGCAAATGTGGTAGAGTACAATCCGGGATTCACCCCGAATGACAGATATGTAGAGATCTTAAACATTGTAAAGGCTGTTAAGAATACAGCGAACATCATGGATGCAAAGATCCTGGTATCCGGTGGACGTGGTGTTGGTTCCAAGGAGAACTTCAAGCTTCTCGAGGATCTGGCAGAGGTACTTGGCGGTACCGTAAGCTGCTCCCGTGCCGTAGTGGAGAACGGCTGGCTGCCGGTAGATTTACAGGTAGGACAGACAGGTAAGACAGTACGTCCGCAGATCTACTTCGCAATCGGTATTTCAGGAGCTATCCAGCACGTTGCAGGTATGGAGGATTCTGATCTCATCGTTGCTATCAACAAGGATGAGGATGCGCCGATCTTCGACGTTGCAGATTATGGTCTGGTAGGAGATCTCAACAAGATCGTTCCGGCACTGACCACTGCGTTAAAGGCAGAACTTGGCAAATAA